A single genomic interval of Camelina sativa cultivar DH55 chromosome 11, Cs, whole genome shotgun sequence harbors:
- the LOC104723387 gene encoding uncharacterized protein LOC104723387 produces MSSLVLGIKMIDQFINFVIRPPRAEYDPDQYLWEKEFSLGGTKCKRQDLELTNSRGHTLRCSHYVPSSSQEDTPLPCVIYCHGNSGCRADANEAVMVLLPSNITVFTLDFSGSGLSDGNYVSLGWHEKDDLKTVVSYLRNSNQVSRIGLWGRSMGAVTSLLYGAEDPSISGMVLDSAFSNLFDLMMELVDVYKIRLPKFTVKVAVQYMRRIIQKKAKFNIMDLNCVKVSPKTFIPALFGHASGDKFIQPHHSDLILKCYAGDKNIIKFDGDHNSSRPKSYYDSVLIFFYNVLRPPQISSACSSKLESYYSLGDINSATGLDESFLYEIISGLRSACIDVASSSSAPPAPLTTKPTNELLSEAIPMTDTNDVPVEDNDHTMEDPENFEGKPVDQFEEGCSFTSSNRESWGRCSSLGGTEEDESLTAGEGDQIEKTADINMEQKPRDSSKEEEEEEKKEKKIKNGGETDTKKSRHEKLERLEAFSRRLRHRILKRVNHRRHRSP; encoded by the exons ATGAGTTCGTTGGTACTTGGAATCAAGATGATTGATCAGTTCATTAACTTTGTAATTCGTCCTCCGAG gGCTGAATATGATCCTGATCAGTATTTGTGGGAGAAAGAGTTTAGCCTCGGTGGCACAAAGTGTAAAAGACAAGACTTGGAG CTTACAAATTCAAGGGGTCACACCTTGCGTTGCAGTCATTACGTTCCCTCGTCTTCTCAGGAGGATACTCCTCTCCCATGTGTTATATACTGCCATGGCAATAG TGGATGTAGGGCAGATGCAAATGAGGCGGTTATGGTTCTTCTTCCATCTAACATTACTGTTTTCACCCTTGACTTCTCGGGATCGGGCTTATCTGATGGTAATTATGTAAGCCTTGGCTGGCATGAG AAAGATGATCTCAAGACTGTGGTATCTTACCTGAGAAACAGCAATCAGGTGTCTCGTATTGGACTTTGGGGACGATCTATGGGTGCAGTTACCAG CCTTCTTTATGGAGCAGAAGATCCTTCAATTTCTGGGATGGTCTTAGACAGTGCATTCTCAAACTTATTTGATCTGATGATGGAATTAGTGGATGTCTACAAAATCCGACTTCCGAAATTCACA GTTAAAGTAGCTGTGCAGTACATGCGGCGAATAATTCAGAAAAAGGCGAAGTTTAATATTATGGATCTCAACTGTGTTAAG GTTTCGCCCAAGACTTTCATTCCAGCTTTATTTGGGCATGCAAGCGGAGACAAATTCATCCAACCTCATCACTCTGATCTCATTCTCAAGTGCTACGCG GGagacaaaaatattatcaaGTTTGATGGTGATCACAACTCTTCGCGGCCGAAATCTTATTATGATTCAGTGTTAATATTCTTCTACAATGTTCTTCGCCCGCCTCAAATTTCTTCAGCTTGCTCTTCTAAACTTGAAAGTTATTACAGTCTGGGAGATATCAATAGCGCTACTGGTTTGGATGAG AGTTTTCTTTATGAGATCATATCTGGTCTTCGCTCTGCATGTATCGATGTTGCAAGTTCTTCTTCTGCGCCTCCTGCCCCTCTAACCACAAAGCCAACAAATGAGCTCCTTTCAGAAGCCATCCCCATGACAGATACA AATGACGTGCCTGTAGAAGATAATGATCACACCATGGAGGACCCTGAAAACTTCGAG GGGAAGCCTGTTGACCAGTTTGAAGAAGGCTGTTCGTTTACAAGCTCCAACAGGGAAAGCTGGGGCAGATGCTCTTCATTAGGAGGcactgaagaagatgagagttTGACTGCTGGCGAGGGTGATCAG ATCGAGAAGACTGCTGATATAAACATGGAACAAAAGCCAAGAGACtctagtaaagaagaagaaga agaagagaagaaggagaagaaaattaAGAACGGAGGTGAAACAGATACAAAGAAGTCTAGACACGAGAAATTGGAAAGGTTGGAGGCTTTTAGCAGAAGACTGCGGCATCGCATCCTAAAGCGAGTAAACCATAGAAGACATCGTTCACCTTGA